From a region of the Flexistipes sp. genome:
- a CDS encoding LptF/LptG family permease, whose product MIFNRYLIKMFFRKLIFVQAFILVIYTSFLVLQHTEYISEYNSSVLEILIFDLMKMPYSLYQTMPVAVIAATIFTVLAMIKNHEILAYVSLGGRIRNIAAVFFGAGLVVGIFLFFIGEYVNPEIEFARDKYEKEVIEGKEYNPRGELSDLWVKESDNRFINVSVVDPVDKILVNVVEYFYNSEGKIVKIVDFDRGVYSGSEWILKDYKVYDTTNIPKMMDNVSSKVVKSEAYNNIVSIINTNPKLLTLDELNRLIGLYRSKGLNADKYKLLFYNKFAHPLSIIVLILLIVPLTISFSRQHSYITLAARAMFAGFGFWLAVASCESMGRAGIITPFLANFIPHIIFSLPIVFMLYKKEHGNN is encoded by the coding sequence ATGATATTCAACAGATATCTTATAAAAATGTTTTTCAGAAAACTTATTTTTGTTCAGGCATTTATTCTTGTAATTTACACATCTTTTTTAGTATTGCAGCATACAGAATATATCAGTGAATATAATAGCAGCGTTCTCGAAATACTCATTTTCGATCTTATGAAAATGCCTTACTCCCTATATCAGACCATGCCGGTTGCCGTTATTGCTGCGACTATATTTACTGTCCTTGCCATGATAAAAAATCATGAGATTTTGGCTTATGTGAGTCTGGGCGGCAGAATTAGGAATATAGCGGCTGTTTTTTTCGGGGCAGGTTTGGTTGTGGGGATTTTTTTATTTTTTATCGGTGAATATGTAAATCCAGAAATCGAATTTGCCAGGGATAAATACGAAAAAGAAGTTATTGAAGGCAAAGAGTACAACCCAAGAGGAGAGCTTTCCGATTTGTGGGTAAAGGAGTCGGATAATCGCTTTATCAACGTTTCTGTTGTGGATCCAGTTGATAAAATACTGGTGAATGTTGTGGAATACTTCTATAACTCTGAGGGGAAAATTGTTAAAATTGTAGATTTTGATCGTGGTGTTTATAGCGGTTCAGAATGGATTTTAAAGGATTATAAGGTTTACGATACAACAAATATTCCAAAAATGATGGATAATGTTTCCTCAAAGGTTGTTAAAAGCGAGGCTTATAATAATATCGTCTCTATTATTAATACGAATCCCAAACTTCTTACATTGGATGAGTTGAACAGGCTCATCGGTCTTTATCGGTCAAAAGGGCTGAATGCTGATAAATATAAACTTCTTTTCTATAATAAATTTGCTCATCCATTAAGTATCATTGTCCTTATTCTTTTAATTGTTCCGCTTACGATAAGTTTTTCCAGACAACATTCTTATATTACACTGGCCGCAAGGGCAATGTTCGCAGGTTTCGGGTTCTGGCTTGCGGTGGCCTCCTGTGAGTCCATGGGCAGAGCAGGTATTATAACACCCTTTTTGGCGAATTTTATCCCTCATATTATCTTTTCCCTGCCTATTGTTTTCATGCTTTATAAAAAAGAGCATGGGAATAATTAA